The following proteins are co-located in the Salvelinus fontinalis isolate EN_2023a chromosome 41, ASM2944872v1, whole genome shotgun sequence genome:
- the LOC129840716 gene encoding RNA-binding motif, single-stranded-interacting protein 1-like isoform X11 — protein sequence MIFANTANPLKSTYRKQSYPMAPASPSTVSTSSNSSTTGWDQLSKTNLYIRGLPPATTDMDLVKLCQPYGKIVSAKAILDKTTNKCKGYGFVDFDSPGAAQKAVHALKTSGIQAQMAKQQEQDPTNLYISNLPVSVDEQELEGLLRPFGQVISTRVLRDYSGASRGVGFARMESKEMCNSVIAHFNGKFIKTAPGTTAPSEPLLCKFADGQRKRHSHSPYIPSGRTWPREGELRLGGMTLTYDPTSAAMQNGYYASPYTLTANRMMAQQAMSPYMSPVTSYQVQNPSWMAHQPYIMQHPQAVMSPSVDHSMTMQPTAIMTQQMGHLSLGSSGAYISANAAVQAAYMPQYAHMQQTAENGSQQQMDSSNNSSPYSQQSK from the exons ATGATCTTTGCAAATACTGCCAACCCGTTGAAGAGCACATATCGGAAGCAG TCGTACCCCATGGCTCCAGCCAGCCCCAGCACGGTGAGcaccagcagcaacagcagcaccaCAGGATGGGACCAGCTCAGCAAAACGAACCTGTACATCCGTGGCCTGCCTCCAGCAACCACTGACATGGACCTAGTCAAGCTCTGCCAGCC ATACGGCAAGATCGTATCAGCAAAGGCTATCCTCGATAAAACAACTAACAAATGTAAAG GGTATGGATTTGTGGACTTTGACAGCCCTGGAGCAGCCCAGAAGGCGGTCCATGCCCTAAAGACCAGTGGCATACAAGCCCAGATGGCTAAG CAACAGGAGCAGGACCCCACCAACCTGTACATCTCCAACCTGCCTGTGTCTGTAGACGAGCAGGAGCTGGAGGGGCTGCTGAGGCCTTTTGGACAGGTCATCTCCACCCGCGTCCTCAGAGACTACAGCGGGGCCAGCAGAGGCGTCGGCTTCGCCAG GATGGAGTCCAAGGAGATGTGTAACTCAGTCATAGCCCACTTCAATGGGAAGTTTATCAAGACGGCGCCTGGAACTACGG CTCCCTCTGAGCCACTGCTGTGTAAGTTTGCTGATGGTCAGCGGAAGAGGCACAGCCACAGTCCCTACATCCCCAGCGGTCGGACATGGCCCCGAGAGGGAGAGCTCAGACTA GGCGGGATGACTCTCACCTACGACCCCACCTCAGCTGCTATGCAGAACGGCTATTATGCCTCTCCCTACACTCTAACGGCCAATAGGATGATGGCTCAGCAAGCCATGTCTCCCTACATGTCTCCTGTCACCTCCTACCAG GTACAGAATCCTTCCTGGATGGCCCACCAGCCTTACATCATGCAACACCCA caggCTGTAATGTCGCCCTCTGTGGACCACTCCATGACAATGCAACCCACCGCCATCATGACACAGCAGATGGGCCATCTCTCATTGGGCAGCAGTGGAGCG TATATTTCAGCCAACGCTGCAGTCCAGGCAGCCTATATGCCTCAGTACGCCCACATGCAGCAGACAGCC GAAAATGGTTCACAGCAGCAAATGGATTCGTCCAACAATTCGTCTCCCTACAGTCAGCAGAGCAAGTAA
- the LOC129840716 gene encoding RNA-binding motif, single-stranded-interacting protein 1-like isoform X3: MIFANTANPLKSTYRKQSYPMAPASPSTVSTSSNSSTTGWDQLSKTNLYIRGLPPATTDMDLVKLCQPYGKIVSAKAILDKTTNKCKGYGFVDFDSPGAAQKAVHALKTSGIQAQMAKQQQEQDPTNLYISNLPVSVDEQELEGLLRPFGQVISTRVLRDYSGASRGVGFARMESKEMCNSVIAHFNGKFIKTAPGTTAPSEPLLCKFADGQRKRHSHSPYIPSGRTWPREGELRLGGMTLTYDPTSAAMQNGYYASPYTLTANRMMAQQAMSPYMSPVTSYQVQNPSWMAHQPYIMQHPQAVMSPSVDHSMTMQPTAIMTQQMGHLSLGSSGAYISANAAVQAAYMPQYAHMQQTAFFPLQENGSQQQMDSSNNSSPYSQQSK; this comes from the exons ATGATCTTTGCAAATACTGCCAACCCGTTGAAGAGCACATATCGGAAGCAG TCGTACCCCATGGCTCCAGCCAGCCCCAGCACGGTGAGcaccagcagcaacagcagcaccaCAGGATGGGACCAGCTCAGCAAAACGAACCTGTACATCCGTGGCCTGCCTCCAGCAACCACTGACATGGACCTAGTCAAGCTCTGCCAGCC ATACGGCAAGATCGTATCAGCAAAGGCTATCCTCGATAAAACAACTAACAAATGTAAAG GGTATGGATTTGTGGACTTTGACAGCCCTGGAGCAGCCCAGAAGGCGGTCCATGCCCTAAAGACCAGTGGCATACAAGCCCAGATGGCTAAG CAGCAACAGGAGCAGGACCCCACCAACCTGTACATCTCCAACCTGCCTGTGTCTGTAGACGAGCAGGAGCTGGAGGGGCTGCTGAGGCCTTTTGGACAGGTCATCTCCACCCGCGTCCTCAGAGACTACAGCGGGGCCAGCAGAGGCGTCGGCTTCGCCAG GATGGAGTCCAAGGAGATGTGTAACTCAGTCATAGCCCACTTCAATGGGAAGTTTATCAAGACGGCGCCTGGAACTACGG CTCCCTCTGAGCCACTGCTGTGTAAGTTTGCTGATGGTCAGCGGAAGAGGCACAGCCACAGTCCCTACATCCCCAGCGGTCGGACATGGCCCCGAGAGGGAGAGCTCAGACTA GGCGGGATGACTCTCACCTACGACCCCACCTCAGCTGCTATGCAGAACGGCTATTATGCCTCTCCCTACACTCTAACGGCCAATAGGATGATGGCTCAGCAAGCCATGTCTCCCTACATGTCTCCTGTCACCTCCTACCAG GTACAGAATCCTTCCTGGATGGCCCACCAGCCTTACATCATGCAACACCCA caggCTGTAATGTCGCCCTCTGTGGACCACTCCATGACAATGCAACCCACCGCCATCATGACACAGCAGATGGGCCATCTCTCATTGGGCAGCAGTGGAGCG TATATTTCAGCCAACGCTGCAGTCCAGGCAGCCTATATGCCTCAGTACGCCCACATGCAGCAGACAGCC TTTTTCCCTCTTCAGGAAAATGGTTCACAGCAGCAAATGGATTCGTCCAACAATTCGTCTCCCTACAGTCAGCAGAGCAAGTAA
- the LOC129840716 gene encoding RNA-binding motif, single-stranded-interacting protein 1-like isoform X6, translated as MIFANTANPLKSTYRKQSYPMAPASPSTVSTSSNSSTTGWDQLSKTNLYIRGLPPATTDMDLVKLCQPYGKIVSAKAILDKTTNKCKGYGFVDFDSPGAAQKAVHALKTSGIQAQMAKQQQEQDPTNLYISNLPVSVDEQELEGLLRPFGQVISTRVLRDYSGASRGVGFARMESKEMCNSVIAHFNGKFIKTAPGTTAPSEPLLCKFADGQRKRHSHSPYIPSGRTWPREGELRLGGMTLTYDPTSAAMQNGYYASPYTLTANRMMAQQAMSPYMSPVTSYQVQNPSWMAHQPYIMQHPQAVMSPSVDHSMTMQPTAIMTQQMGHLSLGSSGAYISANAAVQAAYMPQYAHMQQTAVSSEENGSQQQMDSSNNSSPYSQQSK; from the exons ATGATCTTTGCAAATACTGCCAACCCGTTGAAGAGCACATATCGGAAGCAG TCGTACCCCATGGCTCCAGCCAGCCCCAGCACGGTGAGcaccagcagcaacagcagcaccaCAGGATGGGACCAGCTCAGCAAAACGAACCTGTACATCCGTGGCCTGCCTCCAGCAACCACTGACATGGACCTAGTCAAGCTCTGCCAGCC ATACGGCAAGATCGTATCAGCAAAGGCTATCCTCGATAAAACAACTAACAAATGTAAAG GGTATGGATTTGTGGACTTTGACAGCCCTGGAGCAGCCCAGAAGGCGGTCCATGCCCTAAAGACCAGTGGCATACAAGCCCAGATGGCTAAG CAGCAACAGGAGCAGGACCCCACCAACCTGTACATCTCCAACCTGCCTGTGTCTGTAGACGAGCAGGAGCTGGAGGGGCTGCTGAGGCCTTTTGGACAGGTCATCTCCACCCGCGTCCTCAGAGACTACAGCGGGGCCAGCAGAGGCGTCGGCTTCGCCAG GATGGAGTCCAAGGAGATGTGTAACTCAGTCATAGCCCACTTCAATGGGAAGTTTATCAAGACGGCGCCTGGAACTACGG CTCCCTCTGAGCCACTGCTGTGTAAGTTTGCTGATGGTCAGCGGAAGAGGCACAGCCACAGTCCCTACATCCCCAGCGGTCGGACATGGCCCCGAGAGGGAGAGCTCAGACTA GGCGGGATGACTCTCACCTACGACCCCACCTCAGCTGCTATGCAGAACGGCTATTATGCCTCTCCCTACACTCTAACGGCCAATAGGATGATGGCTCAGCAAGCCATGTCTCCCTACATGTCTCCTGTCACCTCCTACCAG GTACAGAATCCTTCCTGGATGGCCCACCAGCCTTACATCATGCAACACCCA caggCTGTAATGTCGCCCTCTGTGGACCACTCCATGACAATGCAACCCACCGCCATCATGACACAGCAGATGGGCCATCTCTCATTGGGCAGCAGTGGAGCG TATATTTCAGCCAACGCTGCAGTCCAGGCAGCCTATATGCCTCAGTACGCCCACATGCAGCAGACAGCCGTAAGTTCCGAG GAAAATGGTTCACAGCAGCAAATGGATTCGTCCAACAATTCGTCTCCCTACAGTCAGCAGAGCAAGTAA
- the LOC129840716 gene encoding RNA-binding motif, single-stranded-interacting protein 1-like isoform X8, with protein MIFANTANPLKSTYRKQSYPMAPASPSTVSTSSNSSTTGWDQLSKTNLYIRGLPPATTDMDLVKLCQPYGKIVSAKAILDKTTNKCKGYGFVDFDSPGAAQKAVHALKTSGIQAQMAKQQQEQDPTNLYISNLPVSVDEQELEGLLRPFGQVISTRVLRDYSGASRGVGFARMESKEMCNSVIAHFNGKFIKTAPGTTAPSEPLLCKFADGQRKRHSHSPYIPSGRTWPREGELRLGGMTLTYDPTSAAMQNGYYASPYTLTANRMMAQQAMSPYMSPVTSYQVQNPSWMAHQPYIMQHPQAVMSPSVDHSMTMQPTAIMTQQMGHLSLGSSGAQYISANAAVQAAYMPQYAHMQQTAENGSQQQMDSSNNSSPYSQQSK; from the exons ATGATCTTTGCAAATACTGCCAACCCGTTGAAGAGCACATATCGGAAGCAG TCGTACCCCATGGCTCCAGCCAGCCCCAGCACGGTGAGcaccagcagcaacagcagcaccaCAGGATGGGACCAGCTCAGCAAAACGAACCTGTACATCCGTGGCCTGCCTCCAGCAACCACTGACATGGACCTAGTCAAGCTCTGCCAGCC ATACGGCAAGATCGTATCAGCAAAGGCTATCCTCGATAAAACAACTAACAAATGTAAAG GGTATGGATTTGTGGACTTTGACAGCCCTGGAGCAGCCCAGAAGGCGGTCCATGCCCTAAAGACCAGTGGCATACAAGCCCAGATGGCTAAG CAGCAACAGGAGCAGGACCCCACCAACCTGTACATCTCCAACCTGCCTGTGTCTGTAGACGAGCAGGAGCTGGAGGGGCTGCTGAGGCCTTTTGGACAGGTCATCTCCACCCGCGTCCTCAGAGACTACAGCGGGGCCAGCAGAGGCGTCGGCTTCGCCAG GATGGAGTCCAAGGAGATGTGTAACTCAGTCATAGCCCACTTCAATGGGAAGTTTATCAAGACGGCGCCTGGAACTACGG CTCCCTCTGAGCCACTGCTGTGTAAGTTTGCTGATGGTCAGCGGAAGAGGCACAGCCACAGTCCCTACATCCCCAGCGGTCGGACATGGCCCCGAGAGGGAGAGCTCAGACTA GGCGGGATGACTCTCACCTACGACCCCACCTCAGCTGCTATGCAGAACGGCTATTATGCCTCTCCCTACACTCTAACGGCCAATAGGATGATGGCTCAGCAAGCCATGTCTCCCTACATGTCTCCTGTCACCTCCTACCAG GTACAGAATCCTTCCTGGATGGCCCACCAGCCTTACATCATGCAACACCCA caggCTGTAATGTCGCCCTCTGTGGACCACTCCATGACAATGCAACCCACCGCCATCATGACACAGCAGATGGGCCATCTCTCATTGGGCAGCAGTGGAGCG CAGTATATTTCAGCCAACGCTGCAGTCCAGGCAGCCTATATGCCTCAGTACGCCCACATGCAGCAGACAGCC GAAAATGGTTCACAGCAGCAAATGGATTCGTCCAACAATTCGTCTCCCTACAGTCAGCAGAGCAAGTAA
- the LOC129840716 gene encoding RNA-binding motif, single-stranded-interacting protein 1-like isoform X9, with translation MIFANTANPLKSTYRKQSYPMAPASPSTVSTSSNSSTTGWDQLSKTNLYIRGLPPATTDMDLVKLCQPYGKIVSAKAILDKTTNKCKGYGFVDFDSPGAAQKAVHALKTSGIQAQMAKQQEQDPTNLYISNLPVSVDEQELEGLLRPFGQVISTRVLRDYSGASRGVGFARMESKEMCNSVIAHFNGKFIKTAPGTTAPSEPLLCKFADGQRKRHSHSPYIPSGRTWPREGELRLGGMTLTYDPTSAAMQNGYYASPYTLTANRMMAQQAMSPYMSPVTSYQVQNPSWMAHQPYIMQHPQAVMSPSVDHSMTMQPTAIMTQQMGHLSLGSSGAQYISANAAVQAAYMPQYAHMQQTAENGSQQQMDSSNNSSPYSQQSK, from the exons ATGATCTTTGCAAATACTGCCAACCCGTTGAAGAGCACATATCGGAAGCAG TCGTACCCCATGGCTCCAGCCAGCCCCAGCACGGTGAGcaccagcagcaacagcagcaccaCAGGATGGGACCAGCTCAGCAAAACGAACCTGTACATCCGTGGCCTGCCTCCAGCAACCACTGACATGGACCTAGTCAAGCTCTGCCAGCC ATACGGCAAGATCGTATCAGCAAAGGCTATCCTCGATAAAACAACTAACAAATGTAAAG GGTATGGATTTGTGGACTTTGACAGCCCTGGAGCAGCCCAGAAGGCGGTCCATGCCCTAAAGACCAGTGGCATACAAGCCCAGATGGCTAAG CAACAGGAGCAGGACCCCACCAACCTGTACATCTCCAACCTGCCTGTGTCTGTAGACGAGCAGGAGCTGGAGGGGCTGCTGAGGCCTTTTGGACAGGTCATCTCCACCCGCGTCCTCAGAGACTACAGCGGGGCCAGCAGAGGCGTCGGCTTCGCCAG GATGGAGTCCAAGGAGATGTGTAACTCAGTCATAGCCCACTTCAATGGGAAGTTTATCAAGACGGCGCCTGGAACTACGG CTCCCTCTGAGCCACTGCTGTGTAAGTTTGCTGATGGTCAGCGGAAGAGGCACAGCCACAGTCCCTACATCCCCAGCGGTCGGACATGGCCCCGAGAGGGAGAGCTCAGACTA GGCGGGATGACTCTCACCTACGACCCCACCTCAGCTGCTATGCAGAACGGCTATTATGCCTCTCCCTACACTCTAACGGCCAATAGGATGATGGCTCAGCAAGCCATGTCTCCCTACATGTCTCCTGTCACCTCCTACCAG GTACAGAATCCTTCCTGGATGGCCCACCAGCCTTACATCATGCAACACCCA caggCTGTAATGTCGCCCTCTGTGGACCACTCCATGACAATGCAACCCACCGCCATCATGACACAGCAGATGGGCCATCTCTCATTGGGCAGCAGTGGAGCG CAGTATATTTCAGCCAACGCTGCAGTCCAGGCAGCCTATATGCCTCAGTACGCCCACATGCAGCAGACAGCC GAAAATGGTTCACAGCAGCAAATGGATTCGTCCAACAATTCGTCTCCCTACAGTCAGCAGAGCAAGTAA
- the LOC129840716 gene encoding RNA-binding motif, single-stranded-interacting protein 1-like isoform X2, with amino-acid sequence MIFANTANPLKSTYRKQSYPMAPASPSTVSTSSNSSTTGWDQLSKTNLYIRGLPPATTDMDLVKLCQPYGKIVSAKAILDKTTNKCKGYGFVDFDSPGAAQKAVHALKTSGIQAQMAKQQEQDPTNLYISNLPVSVDEQELEGLLRPFGQVISTRVLRDYSGASRGVGFARMESKEMCNSVIAHFNGKFIKTAPGTTAPSEPLLCKFADGQRKRHSHSPYIPSGRTWPREGELRLGGMTLTYDPTSAAMQNGYYASPYTLTANRMMAQQAMSPYMSPVTSYQVQNPSWMAHQPYIMQHPQAVMSPSVDHSMTMQPTAIMTQQMGHLSLGSSGAQYISANAAVQAAYMPQYAHMQQTAFFPLQENGSQQQMDSSNNSSPYSQQSK; translated from the exons ATGATCTTTGCAAATACTGCCAACCCGTTGAAGAGCACATATCGGAAGCAG TCGTACCCCATGGCTCCAGCCAGCCCCAGCACGGTGAGcaccagcagcaacagcagcaccaCAGGATGGGACCAGCTCAGCAAAACGAACCTGTACATCCGTGGCCTGCCTCCAGCAACCACTGACATGGACCTAGTCAAGCTCTGCCAGCC ATACGGCAAGATCGTATCAGCAAAGGCTATCCTCGATAAAACAACTAACAAATGTAAAG GGTATGGATTTGTGGACTTTGACAGCCCTGGAGCAGCCCAGAAGGCGGTCCATGCCCTAAAGACCAGTGGCATACAAGCCCAGATGGCTAAG CAACAGGAGCAGGACCCCACCAACCTGTACATCTCCAACCTGCCTGTGTCTGTAGACGAGCAGGAGCTGGAGGGGCTGCTGAGGCCTTTTGGACAGGTCATCTCCACCCGCGTCCTCAGAGACTACAGCGGGGCCAGCAGAGGCGTCGGCTTCGCCAG GATGGAGTCCAAGGAGATGTGTAACTCAGTCATAGCCCACTTCAATGGGAAGTTTATCAAGACGGCGCCTGGAACTACGG CTCCCTCTGAGCCACTGCTGTGTAAGTTTGCTGATGGTCAGCGGAAGAGGCACAGCCACAGTCCCTACATCCCCAGCGGTCGGACATGGCCCCGAGAGGGAGAGCTCAGACTA GGCGGGATGACTCTCACCTACGACCCCACCTCAGCTGCTATGCAGAACGGCTATTATGCCTCTCCCTACACTCTAACGGCCAATAGGATGATGGCTCAGCAAGCCATGTCTCCCTACATGTCTCCTGTCACCTCCTACCAG GTACAGAATCCTTCCTGGATGGCCCACCAGCCTTACATCATGCAACACCCA caggCTGTAATGTCGCCCTCTGTGGACCACTCCATGACAATGCAACCCACCGCCATCATGACACAGCAGATGGGCCATCTCTCATTGGGCAGCAGTGGAGCG CAGTATATTTCAGCCAACGCTGCAGTCCAGGCAGCCTATATGCCTCAGTACGCCCACATGCAGCAGACAGCC TTTTTCCCTCTTCAGGAAAATGGTTCACAGCAGCAAATGGATTCGTCCAACAATTCGTCTCCCTACAGTCAGCAGAGCAAGTAA
- the LOC129840716 gene encoding RNA-binding motif, single-stranded-interacting protein 1-like isoform X10 — MIFANTANPLKSTYRKQSYPMAPASPSTVSTSSNSSTTGWDQLSKTNLYIRGLPPATTDMDLVKLCQPYGKIVSAKAILDKTTNKCKGYGFVDFDSPGAAQKAVHALKTSGIQAQMAKQQQEQDPTNLYISNLPVSVDEQELEGLLRPFGQVISTRVLRDYSGASRGVGFARMESKEMCNSVIAHFNGKFIKTAPGTTAPSEPLLCKFADGQRKRHSHSPYIPSGRTWPREGELRLGGMTLTYDPTSAAMQNGYYASPYTLTANRMMAQQAMSPYMSPVTSYQVQNPSWMAHQPYIMQHPQAVMSPSVDHSMTMQPTAIMTQQMGHLSLGSSGAYISANAAVQAAYMPQYAHMQQTAENGSQQQMDSSNNSSPYSQQSK; from the exons ATGATCTTTGCAAATACTGCCAACCCGTTGAAGAGCACATATCGGAAGCAG TCGTACCCCATGGCTCCAGCCAGCCCCAGCACGGTGAGcaccagcagcaacagcagcaccaCAGGATGGGACCAGCTCAGCAAAACGAACCTGTACATCCGTGGCCTGCCTCCAGCAACCACTGACATGGACCTAGTCAAGCTCTGCCAGCC ATACGGCAAGATCGTATCAGCAAAGGCTATCCTCGATAAAACAACTAACAAATGTAAAG GGTATGGATTTGTGGACTTTGACAGCCCTGGAGCAGCCCAGAAGGCGGTCCATGCCCTAAAGACCAGTGGCATACAAGCCCAGATGGCTAAG CAGCAACAGGAGCAGGACCCCACCAACCTGTACATCTCCAACCTGCCTGTGTCTGTAGACGAGCAGGAGCTGGAGGGGCTGCTGAGGCCTTTTGGACAGGTCATCTCCACCCGCGTCCTCAGAGACTACAGCGGGGCCAGCAGAGGCGTCGGCTTCGCCAG GATGGAGTCCAAGGAGATGTGTAACTCAGTCATAGCCCACTTCAATGGGAAGTTTATCAAGACGGCGCCTGGAACTACGG CTCCCTCTGAGCCACTGCTGTGTAAGTTTGCTGATGGTCAGCGGAAGAGGCACAGCCACAGTCCCTACATCCCCAGCGGTCGGACATGGCCCCGAGAGGGAGAGCTCAGACTA GGCGGGATGACTCTCACCTACGACCCCACCTCAGCTGCTATGCAGAACGGCTATTATGCCTCTCCCTACACTCTAACGGCCAATAGGATGATGGCTCAGCAAGCCATGTCTCCCTACATGTCTCCTGTCACCTCCTACCAG GTACAGAATCCTTCCTGGATGGCCCACCAGCCTTACATCATGCAACACCCA caggCTGTAATGTCGCCCTCTGTGGACCACTCCATGACAATGCAACCCACCGCCATCATGACACAGCAGATGGGCCATCTCTCATTGGGCAGCAGTGGAGCG TATATTTCAGCCAACGCTGCAGTCCAGGCAGCCTATATGCCTCAGTACGCCCACATGCAGCAGACAGCC GAAAATGGTTCACAGCAGCAAATGGATTCGTCCAACAATTCGTCTCCCTACAGTCAGCAGAGCAAGTAA
- the LOC129840716 gene encoding RNA-binding motif, single-stranded-interacting protein 1-like isoform X1: MIFANTANPLKSTYRKQSYPMAPASPSTVSTSSNSSTTGWDQLSKTNLYIRGLPPATTDMDLVKLCQPYGKIVSAKAILDKTTNKCKGYGFVDFDSPGAAQKAVHALKTSGIQAQMAKQQQEQDPTNLYISNLPVSVDEQELEGLLRPFGQVISTRVLRDYSGASRGVGFARMESKEMCNSVIAHFNGKFIKTAPGTTAPSEPLLCKFADGQRKRHSHSPYIPSGRTWPREGELRLGGMTLTYDPTSAAMQNGYYASPYTLTANRMMAQQAMSPYMSPVTSYQVQNPSWMAHQPYIMQHPQAVMSPSVDHSMTMQPTAIMTQQMGHLSLGSSGAQYISANAAVQAAYMPQYAHMQQTAFFPLQENGSQQQMDSSNNSSPYSQQSK, from the exons ATGATCTTTGCAAATACTGCCAACCCGTTGAAGAGCACATATCGGAAGCAG TCGTACCCCATGGCTCCAGCCAGCCCCAGCACGGTGAGcaccagcagcaacagcagcaccaCAGGATGGGACCAGCTCAGCAAAACGAACCTGTACATCCGTGGCCTGCCTCCAGCAACCACTGACATGGACCTAGTCAAGCTCTGCCAGCC ATACGGCAAGATCGTATCAGCAAAGGCTATCCTCGATAAAACAACTAACAAATGTAAAG GGTATGGATTTGTGGACTTTGACAGCCCTGGAGCAGCCCAGAAGGCGGTCCATGCCCTAAAGACCAGTGGCATACAAGCCCAGATGGCTAAG CAGCAACAGGAGCAGGACCCCACCAACCTGTACATCTCCAACCTGCCTGTGTCTGTAGACGAGCAGGAGCTGGAGGGGCTGCTGAGGCCTTTTGGACAGGTCATCTCCACCCGCGTCCTCAGAGACTACAGCGGGGCCAGCAGAGGCGTCGGCTTCGCCAG GATGGAGTCCAAGGAGATGTGTAACTCAGTCATAGCCCACTTCAATGGGAAGTTTATCAAGACGGCGCCTGGAACTACGG CTCCCTCTGAGCCACTGCTGTGTAAGTTTGCTGATGGTCAGCGGAAGAGGCACAGCCACAGTCCCTACATCCCCAGCGGTCGGACATGGCCCCGAGAGGGAGAGCTCAGACTA GGCGGGATGACTCTCACCTACGACCCCACCTCAGCTGCTATGCAGAACGGCTATTATGCCTCTCCCTACACTCTAACGGCCAATAGGATGATGGCTCAGCAAGCCATGTCTCCCTACATGTCTCCTGTCACCTCCTACCAG GTACAGAATCCTTCCTGGATGGCCCACCAGCCTTACATCATGCAACACCCA caggCTGTAATGTCGCCCTCTGTGGACCACTCCATGACAATGCAACCCACCGCCATCATGACACAGCAGATGGGCCATCTCTCATTGGGCAGCAGTGGAGCG CAGTATATTTCAGCCAACGCTGCAGTCCAGGCAGCCTATATGCCTCAGTACGCCCACATGCAGCAGACAGCC TTTTTCCCTCTTCAGGAAAATGGTTCACAGCAGCAAATGGATTCGTCCAACAATTCGTCTCCCTACAGTCAGCAGAGCAAGTAA
- the LOC129840716 gene encoding RNA-binding motif, single-stranded-interacting protein 1-like isoform X4, whose amino-acid sequence MIFANTANPLKSTYRKQSYPMAPASPSTVSTSSNSSTTGWDQLSKTNLYIRGLPPATTDMDLVKLCQPYGKIVSAKAILDKTTNKCKGYGFVDFDSPGAAQKAVHALKTSGIQAQMAKQQQEQDPTNLYISNLPVSVDEQELEGLLRPFGQVISTRVLRDYSGASRGVGFARMESKEMCNSVIAHFNGKFIKTAPGTTAPSEPLLCKFADGQRKRHSHSPYIPSGRTWPREGELRLGGMTLTYDPTSAAMQNGYYASPYTLTANRMMAQQAMSPYMSPVTSYQVQNPSWMAHQPYIMQHPQAVMSPSVDHSMTMQPTAIMTQQMGHLSLGSSGAQYISANAAVQAAYMPQYAHMQQTAVSSEENGSQQQMDSSNNSSPYSQQSK is encoded by the exons ATGATCTTTGCAAATACTGCCAACCCGTTGAAGAGCACATATCGGAAGCAG TCGTACCCCATGGCTCCAGCCAGCCCCAGCACGGTGAGcaccagcagcaacagcagcaccaCAGGATGGGACCAGCTCAGCAAAACGAACCTGTACATCCGTGGCCTGCCTCCAGCAACCACTGACATGGACCTAGTCAAGCTCTGCCAGCC ATACGGCAAGATCGTATCAGCAAAGGCTATCCTCGATAAAACAACTAACAAATGTAAAG GGTATGGATTTGTGGACTTTGACAGCCCTGGAGCAGCCCAGAAGGCGGTCCATGCCCTAAAGACCAGTGGCATACAAGCCCAGATGGCTAAG CAGCAACAGGAGCAGGACCCCACCAACCTGTACATCTCCAACCTGCCTGTGTCTGTAGACGAGCAGGAGCTGGAGGGGCTGCTGAGGCCTTTTGGACAGGTCATCTCCACCCGCGTCCTCAGAGACTACAGCGGGGCCAGCAGAGGCGTCGGCTTCGCCAG GATGGAGTCCAAGGAGATGTGTAACTCAGTCATAGCCCACTTCAATGGGAAGTTTATCAAGACGGCGCCTGGAACTACGG CTCCCTCTGAGCCACTGCTGTGTAAGTTTGCTGATGGTCAGCGGAAGAGGCACAGCCACAGTCCCTACATCCCCAGCGGTCGGACATGGCCCCGAGAGGGAGAGCTCAGACTA GGCGGGATGACTCTCACCTACGACCCCACCTCAGCTGCTATGCAGAACGGCTATTATGCCTCTCCCTACACTCTAACGGCCAATAGGATGATGGCTCAGCAAGCCATGTCTCCCTACATGTCTCCTGTCACCTCCTACCAG GTACAGAATCCTTCCTGGATGGCCCACCAGCCTTACATCATGCAACACCCA caggCTGTAATGTCGCCCTCTGTGGACCACTCCATGACAATGCAACCCACCGCCATCATGACACAGCAGATGGGCCATCTCTCATTGGGCAGCAGTGGAGCG CAGTATATTTCAGCCAACGCTGCAGTCCAGGCAGCCTATATGCCTCAGTACGCCCACATGCAGCAGACAGCCGTAAGTTCCGAG GAAAATGGTTCACAGCAGCAAATGGATTCGTCCAACAATTCGTCTCCCTACAGTCAGCAGAGCAAGTAA